Within Bacillus sp. Marseille-Q1617, the genomic segment TTGATATCATGATGATAAGTGATGCTATCACATTAAAGGACCCGCTGTTTTGACTTTTCAGCGGGTTTGAAATGGATTATGAATGGCTATGATGATTGCCATTCCATTCTTCTGCAAGCATGCTGTATGTTACGATATCCTCGTAATGATCATATAGCCACTGACCGTCCCGGGTTATTCCTTCTCTTATGAATCCCAGACGTTCAGGAATGGCGAGACTCTTTACATTGTTAACAGCGCATTGAATATCCACACGATTAAGTTTCATTTTAGTAAAGAGGTAGTTTAATAGAGCTGTGATGACAGTGGTGACAATTCCTTTTCCTTGGGCATGCTCTGATAAGAAGTAGCCGATACTTGTTGATTTTGCTTTCCAATCGATGTAATGCAGTCCGATCATGCCAACTAATTCACCTTCAAAACGTATGCCTGCATCAAACCCATTATTATCAGCATAATTACGGATCCATATGGGGATGATGGGTTCGAAATCTCCAGGAGATTGACGCTTATCCACCCATTGGAGCCACCTTCGCAAGTGTTCCCTATTTGTATCGATTAACTCAAATAACTCCTCTTTATGGTGCTGCTGAAATAATTCTATCGAGATTTCCTCATTGACTGCAAAAGAAAACATTGACCTCTCCCCTTTATGAAATTTAGAAAATTATACCATGAATGCCGGTGAAAAGAGTTACAGTTTTTAGAGGATTGATTTATAATGAATGAATAGAAATCGAGTAGGAGGTGGTGGCATGGTAAAGGGATTACCAAAGTCTGGAGCGTCTCATGCAAAGCCTGTTACTGGGAAGGCGATACTTTGCATGGGGTGGAGAAAAAACTGATCGCCCATACATTTTTCGTATATTTCCAATGATGGGTTTTGCACCTTATTTAGTATTTACCAT encodes:
- a CDS encoding GNAT family N-acetyltransferase produces the protein MFSFAVNEEISIELFQQHHKEELFELIDTNREHLRRWLQWVDKRQSPGDFEPIIPIWIRNYADNNGFDAGIRFEGELVGMIGLHYIDWKAKSTSIGYFLSEHAQGKGIVTTVITALLNYLFTKMKLNRVDIQCAVNNVKSLAIPERLGFIREGITRDGQWLYDHYEDIVTYSMLAEEWNGNHHSHS